The sequence AAGTGATTCAAGGAAGGTTCCTGATGAAAAAACTTATCGCAGTTCTCTTTCTCGTTTTTGCGGTTGTTTGTCCTGCGCAGTCGCTTAAGCCTGAATTCCAGGCTTTTTCGGGTGCGCTCCTCAAGCTCAAGAAAGCGGAGAAAGGTTATCACAAGTTCCGTTTGACGGTGGATGTGAATCCGTGGGCTTTCCAGGCCGATGGTGAAGTCCAGGCTCCGGGCGGTGATGGCGATGCCCTGATTACGGGCCTTTTCGATGGCGATGTCTACGCAGTGCTCGCTTATGTTCCTTCTACGGCGGCTGGTTCCGACGGCAAGGAATATCAGGTGGGTCTGTTTGACATCATGCTCTATTTCGACGAGGAACCGACCAGAATTCGTAACCTGCGCTTTAAGCTTTTGCCTCCTGCAAACGACGAATGGGCGATGGGTATCTTGAAGGATGCTCTGGAATCCGGTTCGCTCCTAGGTAATGTGTGGGGCGGCAAGTACGACAAGGCGATCACCAAGGCGTCTGCCGATCCGATGGACAAGGCGAAACTTCGCGCCCTTCAAAAGAAGAATTCCAAGAGAATGGATGACGACGGTACGATTTCGACTCGCAAGCGCCGTGTTGAGGCTAGCGATGACGAAGAAGTCACCCCGAAGAAGAAAAGGAAGGCGGCGATGGAAGATGACTCTTCGATTAACAAGCGCAAGCGCCGCGTCGAAGCCGAAGAGGAACCTGCTCCGACCAAGAAGAAAAAGAAGAAAAAAGTTTCTGGTGACGAATGCGACGATCCGAGTCTCTCTGTCAAGGAAAAGCGTCGTTGCCAGCTGAAGAACAAGTAATTTTTAACTAAAACCAATTAGAGGTAATCTATGTCCGGTCACTCCAAATGGGCCACCACCAAACGCAAGAAAGCCAAGACTGACGTTGCTCGCGCCAAGGCTTGGAACAAGTTGATCAAGGAAATTTCCATTGCTGCTAAGCTCGGCGGCGGCAACCCCGACGCAAACCCGCGTCTCCGCGCTGCTATTCTTAAGTCCAAGAGCCAGAGCTTGCCGACCAAGAACATCGAAAGCGCCATTGCCAAGGGAACGGGTGCAAACTCCGGTACCGAAATGACGGAACCGCTGTACGAAGGACGCGGCCCGGCCGGCATCGCCATCATGGTGCAGTGCCTCACCGACAACAAGGTCCGTACCGTTGCCGAAATCCGCAACATCTTCAACAAGAACAATGGTGCCATGGGTGAATCCGGTTCCGTTTCTTGGGCCTTCACCTACAAGGGCGTGATTATTGTTGACGCTGAAAAGTATCCGGAAGACCAGGTCATGGACCTCGTTCTCGAAGCCGGTGCCGAAGACATGTCCACCGAAGACGGCGTGCATGAAATCTCCACCAGCCCCGAAGCTTTCGACGCCGTTTCCAAGGCTCTCGAAGCTGCCGGTATCGAAATGATGAGCGCAGAAATCACCTACGTCGCTAACGACCCGGTGAAGCTCGGCCATGACGATGCCCAGAAGCTCCTCAAGCTTATCGACAAGTTCGAAGACCACGACGACGTTCAGGACGTTTACCACAACGCCGAAATCGACGAAGCCGACATGGACGTTGAGTAGTCCGTAAGGCGAGTGATGCGGGATTGCTTGCAATCCCATATCCGAGCCGAAGGACAGACGCTGAAGCCGAAGGCGTAAGCGTCAATAGTCCGAAAGGCGAAAAATCTAAAAATGTAAAAACCGGATGCTTTAGGCATCCGGTTTTTACATTTTATCCATAAAATTTTATTGACAAATTATCTTTTGCTGATAAAAGTGTCTATATTAAGGGAGAAGGTGTTAAGGAAAAGGAGGAAACATGAATATTCGTAGGTTTGTTCGTCTGGGCAGTTTGTCTGTCGCATCCTTGTTTTGGGCAAGTTGCGGTAGTGATTCGAGTTCGCAGGTTTCTGCATCGTTAGCTCCTGAGCCAGACTCTTCGGCCGATGCCGTTAAGAGTAGCTCGAGTGAAGAGGAGTCGGCTAATTCATCTGCAACGTCGGCGGAGGAATCGAGTTCATCCGAACAGCCCACTTCCTCAAGTGCCGAAATCGCATCTTCGGCAGACGAGGAGTCTAGTTCTTCTGACGAGGAGATTTCTTCCAGTTCCGAAGCGACAAGTTCGTCGAGTGAGGAACTGCTTCGGTTGGCTAGAGACACTTCTGTAACTTGCTCAACGTTCCAGAAAGTGGAAGAATTCTGCCCTACATCTTCAGAACCTTACTATTCCTGTACAGATTTGCAGGAGTTCCTGAAAAAAGACACTACGGTTTCGGAAAAGATCCTGGATGCCTGGGAAGAAAAGCTTATGTCGTGCGATGCCTATCCTAGAGATGAGCCACTTTATGGAATCATCTCCCGCGTCTGCCCCCATTATGCAGTAGCTTATCTTAAATGCTCCGATGGTAAGACATACAAACTGTACAAGAACGAAGATGGACTTGCCTATACCACCGAAAAGGAGTATTACGCGACTCACAGCTCAAGCTCCGTTGCCGAAAGCTCTAGTTCCAGCGCAGAGCCGGAGGATCTAGTCACGAATTGCCCGCAAGATTCTTTCGCAGTGTTTGCGGATATTCTTGCCGATGTACAGAAGGAACTGTACGAAATTTTTGCGAAGGAATTAGACGAAAATGATGCCTTGCCCGAAGCAAAAAAGGCATACCTGGCTAGCATCCTAGATCGAGAAAAAAAGACGATGAACGGGAATCTGTTTCCCTACTATTCTGCAGGTGAAAATTATAACATAGAACATACGCAAGTGTATAATTCGGAATATTGGTTCGAGGGCTATATCGCGAAACTCAAAACCTGTGCAGGGGGAGAGCCCGAAACGACTGCTCTCTACCGTGAAACATACGATGAGATTCTCCAGGAATGTCTCGGTTTGATTCGTGATGAATTGAACAAGATTACGGAATAATAGACTCAGGCTTCTCGCGAAATCTATCTGCCTAAAGTTTCACGGTAATTGTGGACGGCGGCCTTGTAGGTGCTGACCGCCTTTGCGACGCGGGCTGCGATGTCTTCTTGCGCCTTGGTCGTTGTCATGTAGGTTTCTTCTTCGGGGTTGCTGATAAAGCCGATTTCGAAGAGGACTGCGGGCATGAGCGCACCGACGAGCACCATGAATCCTGCACCGCCGACGCCTCCGCCCTGGCGCTTGATTTTGCCACCGTCGAATGCCTTGAGCATTTCTTCGGTGAACATGTAGCTGTTCTGCTTGTACTTTTCGAGGCGAGCTTCCAGCTTGAACCATTCGAGGGGGGAGAGTTCTTCCTTGGCGTTCTTTTCGCCGTAGAGCGTGGCCACCTTGTTTTCGCGGCGGGCAATCGCCTTGTCTTCTTCGCTTTCGGGGGCACGTAGCACGTACACGTGATAGCCCTTGATTTGTTTTTTGCGTTCGGGCGTGGCGTCAATCGCGTTGCAGTGCAGGCTGATAAACAGATCGCCGTCCCATTGGTTGGCCAGGTTCGCGCGTTCGCCGAGTTCGATGAACACGTCCTTGTCGCGGGTCATCTTGACGTTGAAACCTTCTTTTTCGAGAGCCTTTTTCAGGAGTTTGCCGACGGCGAGTACGATATCCTTTTCGTTGGAATTCTTGCCCTGGGCGCCGGTGTCCTTGCCGCCGTGGCCGGGGTCAATCACGATGGTCTTGACTTCGCGGGTTCCTGCGGTTTCGTTCTTGGGTTTTGCTGCCGTGGTGGCGGGAGTTGCTGGGACTGCGGCGACTTTAGCCGAAGACGAAGAAACTTTTGCGGCGGAGCTGCTGCTTGCTGGGGCGACCGGTGCTGTTTTGTCGGTCTTGTATAGGCTAGCGACATCTGCCGAATCGAGCAGAATGTGCCCGTCCGTAATTTCGGGGGCGTGCTTGAGTTCTATGGAGTTGCCGTGGCTACTGACGTAGGGGAGCCCGATGGCGAACTTGAGTGTGTCGCCTTCGCCTGCGAGTAGGAATGTCTTTTGGACGGGGAAC comes from uncultured Fibrobacter sp. and encodes:
- a CDS encoding N-acetylmuramoyl-L-alanine amidase, with product MRNLVWLIFLCVALAASAWASNKVDAEQVAKEHKASFHWFPVQKTFLLAGEGDTLKFAIGLPYVSSHGNSIELKHAPEITDGHILLDSADVASLYKTDKTAPVAPASSSSAAKVSSSSAKVAAVPATPATTAAKPKNETAGTREVKTIVIDPGHGGKDTGAQGKNSNEKDIVLAVGKLLKKALEKEGFNVKMTRDKDVFIELGERANLANQWDGDLFISLHCNAIDATPERKKQIKGYHVYVLRAPESEEDKAIARRENKVATLYGEKNAKEELSPLEWFKLEARLEKYKQNSYMFTEEMLKAFDGGKIKRQGGGVGGAGFMVLVGALMPAVLFEIGFISNPEEETYMTTTKAQEDIAARVAKAVSTYKAAVHNYRETLGR
- a CDS encoding YebC/PmpR family DNA-binding transcriptional regulator yields the protein MSGHSKWATTKRKKAKTDVARAKAWNKLIKEISIAAKLGGGNPDANPRLRAAILKSKSQSLPTKNIESAIAKGTGANSGTEMTEPLYEGRGPAGIAIMVQCLTDNKVRTVAEIRNIFNKNNGAMGESGSVSWAFTYKGVIIVDAEKYPEDQVMDLVLEAGAEDMSTEDGVHEISTSPEAFDAVSKALEAAGIEMMSAEITYVANDPVKLGHDDAQKLLKLIDKFEDHDDVQDVYHNAEIDEADMDVE